A part of Setaria viridis chromosome 8, Setaria_viridis_v4.0, whole genome shotgun sequence genomic DNA contains:
- the LOC117833528 gene encoding cysteine-rich receptor-like protein kinase 10 isoform X1 — protein sequence MDITKLAGVDAIKLVVMIVQASQTVRHNKKTCQQLVQHVQIIGDLLKKLQASEMMQQPEIRNGLSELKQILREAYMLVTSCQNNNYVYHLFMAAKQADQFRVLQNRLNSCLQVFPLISHIDTTDRLDQILEIIRPQHSQAVKEVPRLFTGCSSCDTRTEVYGEVKKRPLQLNCAEPLKFSLTQLVDATNKFSDQNQIGQGSFGCVYKGQLHDGLVVAVKRCFHLPSSPNQLDVQDLEFQNEIYFLTKLQHINIVKLLGNCMQESQRILVYEYMANGSLDNFISGTGTGRLFLDWPARSRIMKGVAEGLLYLHKHCGLHVIHGDLKPSNILLDLNLHPKISDFGLARTYSPGVEEEFADRIVGSIGFTAPECRERRIFSIKSDVYGFGALLLEIVSGRRCFSLASGESGDDHGFLNRKAWRLWRAGRLIKLFHSPLGNESERTEILRCIQIALLCVEEDPANRPTMQEVALMLSCHDVALPMPQRPAYLTVGKARAH from the exons ATGGACATCACGAAGCTTGCAGGGGTTGATGCAATCAAGCTTGTCGTCATGATTGTGCAGGCATCTCAGACTGTTCGCCATAACAAGAAGACCTGCCAGCAGCTTGTTCAGCATGTGCAAATAATTGGTGACCTGCTGAAAAAGTTGCAGGCTTCAGAGATGATGCAACAACCAGAGATCAGGAACGGATTGAGTGAGCTCAAGCAGATCCTACGTGAAGCGTACATGCTTGTCACGTCCTGCCAAAACAACAACTATGTGTACCACCTTTTCATGGCTGCGAAGCAGGCAGATCAGTTCCGAGTTCTGCAGAATAGATTGAACTCTTGTCTCCAAGTTTTCCCACTCATCAGCCACATCGACACCACAGATCGCCTGGACCAAATTCTTGAAATCATACGGCCTCAGCATTCGCAG GCTGTAAAAGAGGTGCCAAGACTGTTTACAGGTTGCTCATCCTGTGACACCAG GACTGAAGTATATGGTGAAGTTAAAAAGCGCCCTCTCCAATTGAATTGTGCTG AGCCACTCAAGTTCAGTTTAACCCAGTTGGTTGATGCTACAAACAAATTCTCCGATCAGAATCAAATTGGACAAGGTAGCTTTGGTTGTGTTTACAAG GGTCAACTGCATGATGGACTTGTGGTTGCTGTCAAAAGATGTTTTCATTTACCTTCTTCACCTAATCAACTGGATGTCCAAGATTTGGAGTTTCAAAATGAGATTTACTTTCTTACGAAGCTTCAGCATATCAATATAGTTAAGCTTCTTGGCAACTGTATGCAGGAAAGTCAGAGGATCTTGGTCTATGAGTATATGGCGAATGGAAGCCTCGATAACTTTATATCTG GTACTGGAACAGGAAGGTTGTTTCTGGACTGGCCTGCACGCTCTCGGATAATGAAAGGGGTAGCTGAGGGATTGCTTTACCTTCATAAGCATTGTGGACTGCATGTTATACATGGAGATTTAAAGCCAAGCAACATTCTCTTGGACTTGAACTTGCATCCCAAGATTTCTGATTTTGGCTTGGCGAGAACATATAGTCCAGGTGTAGAGGAAGAGTTTGCCGACCGCATAGTAGGATCAAT TGGTTTCACCGCTCCAGAATGTAGGGAAAGACGTATTTTCTCAATCAAATCAGATGTGTATGGCTTCGGAGCATTGCTTCTCGAGATAGTAAGTGGACGCAGATGCTTTTCACTTGCAAGTGGAGAATCTGGAGATGATCATGGATTTCTGAATAGGAAG GCCTGGCGTTTATGGAGAGCAGGAAGATTGATCAAGCTTTTCCATTCACCCCTAGGCAATGAATCTGAGAGGACAGAGATACTAAGATGCATCCAGATAGCACTGCTGTGCGTCGAAGAGGACCCTGCAAACCGGCCTACCATGCAGGAGGTTGCTCTGATGCTCAGCTGCCACGATGTTGCACTGCCTATGCCTCAGCGACCAGCTTACCTAACGGTTGGAAAGGCGCGCGCCCACTAA
- the LOC117833528 gene encoding cysteine-rich receptor-like protein kinase 7 isoform X2, producing MDITKLAGVDAIKLVVMIVQASQTVRHNKKTCQQLVQHVQIIGDLLKKLQASEMMQQPEIRNGLSELKQILREAYMLVTSCQNNNYVYHLFMAAKQADQFRVLQNRLNSCLQVFPLISHIDTTDRLDQILEIIRPQHSQAVKEVPRLFTGCSSCDTRTEVYGEVKKRPLQLNCAEPLKFSLTQLVDATNKFSDQNQIGQGSFGCVYKESQRILVYEYMANGSLDNFISGTGTGRLFLDWPARSRIMKGVAEGLLYLHKHCGLHVIHGDLKPSNILLDLNLHPKISDFGLARTYSPGVEEEFADRIVGSIGFTAPECRERRIFSIKSDVYGFGALLLEIVSGRRCFSLASGESGDDHGFLNRKAWRLWRAGRLIKLFHSPLGNESERTEILRCIQIALLCVEEDPANRPTMQEVALMLSCHDVALPMPQRPAYLTVGKARAH from the exons ATGGACATCACGAAGCTTGCAGGGGTTGATGCAATCAAGCTTGTCGTCATGATTGTGCAGGCATCTCAGACTGTTCGCCATAACAAGAAGACCTGCCAGCAGCTTGTTCAGCATGTGCAAATAATTGGTGACCTGCTGAAAAAGTTGCAGGCTTCAGAGATGATGCAACAACCAGAGATCAGGAACGGATTGAGTGAGCTCAAGCAGATCCTACGTGAAGCGTACATGCTTGTCACGTCCTGCCAAAACAACAACTATGTGTACCACCTTTTCATGGCTGCGAAGCAGGCAGATCAGTTCCGAGTTCTGCAGAATAGATTGAACTCTTGTCTCCAAGTTTTCCCACTCATCAGCCACATCGACACCACAGATCGCCTGGACCAAATTCTTGAAATCATACGGCCTCAGCATTCGCAG GCTGTAAAAGAGGTGCCAAGACTGTTTACAGGTTGCTCATCCTGTGACACCAG GACTGAAGTATATGGTGAAGTTAAAAAGCGCCCTCTCCAATTGAATTGTGCTG AGCCACTCAAGTTCAGTTTAACCCAGTTGGTTGATGCTACAAACAAATTCTCCGATCAGAATCAAATTGGACAAGGTAGCTTTGGTTGTGTTTACAAG GAAAGTCAGAGGATCTTGGTCTATGAGTATATGGCGAATGGAAGCCTCGATAACTTTATATCTG GTACTGGAACAGGAAGGTTGTTTCTGGACTGGCCTGCACGCTCTCGGATAATGAAAGGGGTAGCTGAGGGATTGCTTTACCTTCATAAGCATTGTGGACTGCATGTTATACATGGAGATTTAAAGCCAAGCAACATTCTCTTGGACTTGAACTTGCATCCCAAGATTTCTGATTTTGGCTTGGCGAGAACATATAGTCCAGGTGTAGAGGAAGAGTTTGCCGACCGCATAGTAGGATCAAT TGGTTTCACCGCTCCAGAATGTAGGGAAAGACGTATTTTCTCAATCAAATCAGATGTGTATGGCTTCGGAGCATTGCTTCTCGAGATAGTAAGTGGACGCAGATGCTTTTCACTTGCAAGTGGAGAATCTGGAGATGATCATGGATTTCTGAATAGGAAG GCCTGGCGTTTATGGAGAGCAGGAAGATTGATCAAGCTTTTCCATTCACCCCTAGGCAATGAATCTGAGAGGACAGAGATACTAAGATGCATCCAGATAGCACTGCTGTGCGTCGAAGAGGACCCTGCAAACCGGCCTACCATGCAGGAGGTTGCTCTGATGCTCAGCTGCCACGATGTTGCACTGCCTATGCCTCAGCGACCAGCTTACCTAACGGTTGGAAAGGCGCGCGCCCACTAA